A DNA window from Vagococcus penaei contains the following coding sequences:
- the alaS gene encoding alanine--tRNA ligase translates to MKQLTSQEVRKMYLDFFKTKGHSVEPSASLVPIDDPTLLWINSGVATLKKYFDGTVVPENPRITNAQKSIRTNDIENVGKTARHHTMFEMLGNFSVGDYFKKEAIHWAWELLTSDEWFALDKDRLYVTIHPDDTEAFRIWHEEIGLPEASIVPLEDNFWDIGAGPCGPNSEIFFDRGQAYNDVAEDDPENYPGGENERYLEIWNLVFSEFNHTDNNEYLPLPHKNIDTGMGLERMVSIFQDAPTNFETDLFLPIIHATEAMSPTHKYGESATVNTSFKVIADHIRAVSFAIGDGALPSNEGRGYVLRRLIRRAVMHGKKLGIDEAFLYKLVPVVGDIMESYYPEVNEKRDFIEKVIKTEEERFHETINDGLQIITDLITDLKAGNKTTLAGKDIFKLYDTYGFPVELTEEMAEDEGLTVDHEGFEKEMTAQRDRARSARVKENSMNVQSALLTDIKVVSEFVGYNEHDTESTLLVAIQNDAVVKKVTEGDAQLIFDKTPFYAEMGGQVADKGTILNASGDVVATVIDVKKAPNGQSLHLVNIVAPLIEGEIYHLAIDEQLRRKITKNHTATHLLHRALKDVLGEHANQAGSLVAPTYLRFDFTHFEQVTPTELAEMERQVNEKIWASLPVVTVETDIDSAKEMGAMALFGEKYGHDVRVVNVGDYSIELCGGVHVTNTSDIGIFKITSESGIGAGVRRIEAVTSQEAFEALHAEESRLKAVAKLVKAPQLKETVAKVEQLQEQHKELQKEVEQLAAKLANLEAADIFEKIETIGDIKVIAQQASVKDMNQLRQLADQWKQKALSDVLVLGIVADDKVNLLVAMTKEMNARGLKAGDLIKVIAPKVGGGGGGRPDMAQAGGKNPAGMADALAEVKTWLAEKN, encoded by the coding sequence ATGAAACAATTAACGAGCCAAGAAGTACGCAAAATGTATTTAGATTTTTTTAAAACTAAAGGCCATTCGGTTGAGCCTAGCGCATCATTAGTACCAATCGATGACCCAACATTATTATGGATTAATTCAGGTGTTGCTACATTAAAAAAATATTTTGATGGGACTGTTGTACCAGAAAATCCACGAATTACAAATGCACAAAAAAGTATTCGTACCAATGATATTGAGAACGTTGGAAAGACTGCTAGACACCACACAATGTTTGAAATGTTAGGTAATTTTTCTGTTGGTGACTATTTTAAAAAAGAAGCTATTCACTGGGCTTGGGAACTTTTAACGAGTGATGAGTGGTTTGCTTTAGATAAAGATCGCCTGTATGTGACTATTCATCCGGATGATACTGAAGCATTTCGTATCTGGCATGAAGAAATTGGTTTGCCAGAAGCGTCAATTGTTCCATTAGAAGATAACTTTTGGGATATTGGAGCGGGACCTTGTGGACCAAACTCTGAAATCTTTTTTGATCGTGGACAAGCTTATAATGATGTGGCAGAAGATGATCCGGAAAATTATCCAGGTGGTGAGAATGAACGCTACTTAGAAATTTGGAATTTAGTATTTTCTGAATTTAATCATACGGACAACAATGAGTACTTACCATTACCTCATAAAAATATTGATACGGGTATGGGATTAGAACGGATGGTCTCGATTTTCCAAGATGCTCCGACTAACTTTGAAACTGATTTATTCTTACCGATTATCCATGCAACTGAAGCAATGAGCCCAACACACAAATATGGTGAGTCTGCAACTGTCAATACATCATTTAAAGTCATTGCTGATCATATCCGTGCGGTGTCTTTTGCCATTGGTGACGGAGCATTACCATCTAACGAGGGACGTGGTTATGTTTTACGTCGATTAATCCGTCGAGCAGTTATGCATGGTAAAAAATTGGGAATCGATGAGGCTTTCTTGTACAAATTAGTACCAGTTGTTGGTGATATTATGGAAAGTTACTATCCTGAAGTGAATGAGAAACGTGATTTCATTGAAAAAGTGATTAAAACGGAAGAAGAACGTTTCCATGAAACAATTAATGATGGTTTACAAATTATTACTGATTTAATTACTGACTTGAAGGCTGGCAACAAGACCACACTAGCGGGTAAAGATATCTTTAAACTATATGATACTTATGGATTCCCAGTCGAATTAACTGAAGAGATGGCTGAAGACGAAGGCTTAACTGTTGATCATGAAGGTTTTGAAAAAGAAATGACTGCACAACGTGATCGTGCACGTTCAGCTCGAGTAAAAGAAAATTCAATGAATGTTCAATCAGCTTTACTAACTGATATTAAAGTCGTGAGTGAATTTGTGGGCTATAACGAACATGACACTGAATCGACCTTATTAGTTGCTATTCAGAATGATGCTGTAGTCAAAAAAGTAACTGAAGGTGACGCGCAATTAATTTTTGATAAAACACCTTTCTATGCAGAAATGGGTGGACAAGTAGCTGATAAAGGGACTATTTTAAATGCATCAGGTGATGTTGTTGCAACTGTAATTGATGTGAAAAAAGCTCCAAATGGTCAATCATTACATTTAGTAAATATTGTAGCACCTTTAATAGAAGGTGAAATTTATCACTTAGCGATTGATGAACAATTACGTCGCAAGATTACAAAAAATCATACAGCGACGCATTTATTGCATCGTGCGTTAAAAGATGTTCTTGGTGAGCATGCAAATCAAGCTGGATCATTGGTAGCACCAACGTATCTGCGTTTTGACTTCACTCATTTTGAACAAGTGACACCAACTGAATTAGCTGAAATGGAACGTCAAGTAAACGAAAAAATTTGGGCTAGTCTTCCTGTCGTGACAGTTGAAACAGATATTGATTCAGCAAAAGAAATGGGTGCGATGGCACTCTTTGGTGAAAAATATGGTCATGACGTACGTGTCGTGAATGTTGGTGATTATTCGATTGAACTATGTGGTGGTGTTCATGTAACTAATACTAGTGATATTGGTATTTTTAAAATTACATCAGAATCAGGTATCGGAGCTGGCGTTCGACGAATTGAAGCGGTAACTAGCCAAGAAGCATTTGAAGCTTTACACGCAGAAGAAAGTCGCTTAAAAGCTGTTGCTAAATTAGTTAAGGCACCACAATTAAAAGAAACTGTTGCGAAAGTCGAACAGTTACAAGAACAACATAAAGAGTTACAAAAAGAAGTCGAGCAATTAGCGGCTAAATTAGCTAACCTTGAAGCTGCTGATATTTTTGAAAAAATTGAAACGATTGGTGACATTAAAGTAATTGCTCAACAAGCCTCTGTCAAAGATATGAACCAGTTACGTCAGTTGGCTGATCAATGGAAACAAAAAGCTTTATCAGATGTTTTAGTTTTAGGAATTGTGGCTGATGATAAAGTTAATTTATTAGTAGCTATGACAAAAGAAATGAATGCTCGTGGCTTAAAAGCTGGCGATTTAATTAAAGTTATCGCACCAAAAGTTGGTGGTGGTGGCGGTGGTCGTCCTGACATGGCTCAAGCTGGTGGTAAAAACCCAGCTGGTATGGCAGATGCACTAGCTGAAGTTAAAACTTGGTTGGCTGAAAAAAATTAA
- a CDS encoding sensor histidine kinase, with the protein MIKPSNKLLKTGIVSVVILTILGIVITANSYFSTQKHAIKMGENQLSKINDSAIKILTLEIKSYSLALEDYASDLVNDGQLTDLTQTEKIKQKFHYPSSVATGLYLLSPEGTLLSGWKFKDYQLMPTKQNDLHLLTKDPKFKLALQGDINQNGEAYFNNNQSFLNLYRPIVNEQNQVISILVLPINLENLYQLEFGSQGYQKGYTMIKNRNMKVVMHPSLDQVGLDIVEDRKEKFPERDFKDLENLEKVQSSNKKGTLSYYSYWWTEEEPEKVLKISAYEWMTLGDTEWIVASSSDFYEKNGYALQKNLIILGLLAILLAIIILLGLSFHSYNKRNKIYLENLKLIERQQALHEKHETEKNLLQKSKLETVGLLTTTIVHDMNNFLTPMIGNLQLLIDDYQENPDLVTELDEVYQAAEKGQQLAANVLRFTTVNSSKKTINDIQAVVCEAVTTMRMLLSANIEFKSGSTPQQLSAYFEKSDLEVVLYNLITNAFQAQIINPYICVTIEIASEEQLAIFQNHSHAYQEKDFALIRVIDKGPGIPKEIEQKMFTPFFTTKSDENGTGLGLFIISSMTKKNDWILDVESSEKGTAFIIGIPIQ; encoded by the coding sequence ATGATAAAACCTTCAAATAAATTATTAAAAACTGGTATTGTTAGCGTTGTCATTCTAACTATCTTAGGTATCGTCATTACTGCAAACAGCTATTTTAGTACCCAAAAACATGCCATTAAAATGGGGGAAAATCAACTATCAAAGATTAATGACTCAGCAATTAAAATTCTTACATTAGAAATCAAATCCTACAGTTTAGCTTTGGAAGACTACGCATCGGACTTAGTCAATGATGGACAACTAACCGATTTAACACAAACTGAAAAAATTAAACAAAAGTTTCATTATCCATCATCAGTTGCTACAGGTTTGTATCTCTTATCACCTGAAGGAACACTATTATCAGGTTGGAAATTTAAAGATTATCAACTCATGCCTACTAAACAAAATGACTTACACTTATTAACTAAAGACCCTAAATTTAAGCTCGCATTACAAGGGGATATCAACCAAAACGGGGAGGCATATTTCAACAATAATCAGTCTTTTCTTAATCTCTACCGACCAATCGTTAATGAACAAAACCAAGTCATATCTATCCTAGTCCTGCCAATTAATTTAGAAAATCTTTATCAACTAGAATTTGGTAGTCAAGGCTATCAAAAAGGTTATACCATGATTAAAAATCGCAACATGAAAGTTGTCATGCATCCTTCGCTTGATCAAGTGGGATTAGATATTGTTGAAGACCGTAAAGAAAAATTTCCAGAACGAGATTTTAAAGATTTAGAAAATCTAGAGAAAGTCCAAAGTTCCAATAAAAAAGGGACACTTAGTTACTATTCCTATTGGTGGACTGAAGAAGAACCAGAAAAAGTTCTCAAGATTTCAGCTTATGAATGGATGACTCTTGGTGATACCGAATGGATTGTAGCTAGTTCATCTGATTTCTATGAAAAGAATGGTTATGCTTTACAAAAAAACTTAATTATCTTAGGCTTATTAGCTATTTTACTTGCCATCATTATTTTATTAGGCTTGAGTTTCCATTCTTACAATAAGCGCAATAAAATTTACTTAGAAAACTTAAAATTAATTGAGCGACAACAAGCTTTACATGAAAAACACGAAACTGAAAAAAATCTCTTACAAAAATCAAAATTAGAAACGGTTGGGTTATTAACAACAACTATTGTTCATGATATGAACAACTTTCTAACACCAATGATTGGTAATTTACAATTACTAATCGATGATTATCAAGAAAATCCCGATTTAGTCACTGAATTAGACGAAGTTTATCAAGCAGCTGAAAAAGGCCAACAGCTTGCCGCTAACGTACTACGCTTTACGACGGTTAATTCTAGTAAAAAGACCATTAATGACATTCAAGCTGTTGTCTGTGAAGCAGTTACTACCATGCGAATGCTACTATCGGCAAATATTGAATTTAAGTCTGGTTCAACTCCTCAACAGCTGTCTGCCTATTTTGAAAAAAGTGACTTAGAAGTTGTGTTATACAATCTAATTACCAATGCTTTCCAAGCTCAAATAATTAATCCATACATTTGTGTCACTATTGAAATAGCTAGCGAGGAGCAACTAGCTATTTTCCAAAACCATTCACATGCGTATCAAGAAAAGGATTTCGCTTTAATTCGAGTAATTGATAAAGGGCCAGGTATTCCAAAAGAAATTGAACAAAAAATGTTCACACCCTTTTTTACAACCAAAAGTGATGAGAATGGGACTGGTTTAGGACTTTTCATTATTTCATCAATGACGAAAAAAAATGATTGGATTTTAGATGTCGAGAGTTCAGAAAAAGGAACGGCTTTCATCATAGGTATACCAATTCAATAA
- a CDS encoding response regulator transcription factor: protein MRNEKILIVDDDPAIRRLIWKSLQATGILIYQSESVEKTIDIMTRIEFDLFLLDITLEHENDGYYLAQTIREEYPLVPIMFLSGKKSEEDIVTGLEMGVDYYITKPFSPNLLKAQVVATLKRGKVVKAYQSQPKVTKITIGDFEFDKSRYQLYKKEKLIKLSSKETKLMQFFMENPDQVFSKEQIYQNVWDDSELDANTIMVFISHLRNKIEDDPKKARYIKTVWGIGYTFLPNGD from the coding sequence ATGCGTAATGAAAAAATTTTAATTGTTGACGATGATCCGGCAATCCGCCGTCTAATATGGAAATCACTGCAAGCAACAGGTATTTTAATTTACCAAAGTGAGTCGGTTGAAAAAACGATTGATATTATGACACGGATTGAGTTTGATTTATTTTTATTAGATATTACTTTAGAGCATGAAAATGATGGTTATTATTTGGCACAAACAATTCGTGAAGAGTATCCACTTGTTCCAATTATGTTTCTAAGTGGTAAAAAAAGTGAGGAAGATATAGTGACAGGTTTAGAAATGGGTGTTGATTATTATATTACTAAGCCATTCTCACCAAATTTACTGAAAGCACAAGTTGTTGCTACCCTAAAAAGAGGAAAGGTTGTTAAGGCCTACCAAAGTCAGCCTAAAGTTACTAAAATTACAATTGGTGATTTTGAATTTGATAAATCACGGTATCAATTATACAAAAAAGAAAAATTGATTAAACTTTCTTCTAAAGAAACAAAGTTAATGCAATTTTTCATGGAAAATCCTGATCAAGTTTTTTCAAAAGAACAGATTTATCAAAATGTATGGGACGATAGTGAATTAGATGCAAATACGATTATGGTTTTTATCAGTCATTTACGTAATAAAATAGAAGATGACCCGAAAAAGGCTCGTTACATTAAAACTGTTTGGGGCATCGGATATACTTTTTTGCCTAACGGTGATTAA
- the citG gene encoding triphosphoribosyl-dephospho-CoA synthase CitG produces MAEKALLYEVSLSPKPGLVDRYSNGAHKDMDFFTFIDSIVSLTPYFKSYFNIGFQHTGSDTDLFQHLRQVGALAEKAMLTATHNVNTHKGANFSLAVLLGATGLHVKKNQLTSLPLTKTDTEQILSKAGHLTNHLIEYDFQDLSHKSTLTHGEKLYLTHGITGIRGEAAAGYPSLSQLLLPFLRHYSTLYSKEELLLRALVFLMSEVEDGNLLHRGGIDAWEQIKIETKKIHQANLTKEALLDELTRYDQVLIERHLSPGGTADLLVLGIFFAQLEDLF; encoded by the coding sequence ATGGCTGAAAAAGCTTTACTCTATGAAGTATCACTCAGCCCAAAACCTGGTTTGGTTGATCGTTACTCAAATGGTGCACACAAAGATATGGATTTTTTTACGTTCATTGATAGTATTGTGAGCTTAACTCCGTACTTTAAAAGCTATTTTAACATTGGATTTCAACATACGGGATCAGATACTGATTTATTTCAACATTTAAGACAAGTTGGGGCTTTAGCTGAAAAAGCTATGTTAACTGCCACACATAACGTTAATACGCATAAAGGAGCAAATTTTTCTTTAGCAGTCTTACTCGGAGCTACCGGCCTTCATGTTAAAAAAAATCAACTAACTAGCTTACCTTTAACAAAAACTGACACTGAGCAAATTTTATCAAAAGCAGGTCACTTAACTAACCATTTGATTGAATATGATTTTCAGGATTTAAGTCATAAATCAACTCTAACACATGGTGAAAAACTTTATTTAACACATGGCATTACCGGTATTCGTGGAGAAGCCGCAGCTGGTTACCCGAGTTTGTCTCAACTGCTTTTACCATTTTTAAGACACTACTCGACACTATACAGCAAAGAAGAATTGCTCTTACGTGCTCTTGTATTTTTAATGAGCGAAGTTGAAGATGGTAATTTGCTTCATCGTGGAGGGATTGATGCTTGGGAACAAATTAAAATAGAAACAAAAAAAATTCATCAAGCCAACCTCACAAAAGAAGCATTACTTGATGAACTGACAAGATATGACCAGGTACTGATTGAACGACATTTAAGTCCTGGAGGAACGGCAGATTTATTAGTATTGGGCATTTTCTTTGCGCAATTAGAGGACTTATTTTAA
- a CDS encoding GntR family transcriptional regulator, whose product MSKTVEAVRKHLDLSQNKTLNVLMYEAFRKTIILGDIPAGTRINEKVFAEELNISRTPIRLAMKQLVNENLVVHVPKVGIVVKGIRIKDAYEIYDIRKSLDTLAAVKAMTHMTESDFNDLKVLIKRGEQLSQEDKIDDVLKNFADFNAFIYEKSQMPRLREIVLDLQAYLVYFRDIAIRSTERRERALQEHWLIYHGMKTNNLEQITSITHEHLDRSLKFIVLEMERRQID is encoded by the coding sequence ATGAGTAAAACTGTTGAGGCTGTAAGAAAGCATTTAGATTTATCACAGAATAAAACTTTAAATGTTCTGATGTATGAAGCCTTTCGTAAAACAATCATCTTAGGGGACATTCCTGCGGGTACTCGAATTAATGAAAAAGTCTTTGCCGAAGAACTAAATATCAGTCGAACCCCCATTCGTCTTGCAATGAAACAATTGGTCAATGAAAATTTAGTGGTTCATGTACCAAAAGTCGGCATAGTTGTCAAAGGTATTCGTATTAAGGACGCTTATGAAATCTATGATATCCGTAAATCCTTGGATACTTTGGCTGCTGTGAAAGCGATGACACATATGACGGAAAGTGATTTCAATGACTTAAAAGTATTAATTAAACGGGGCGAACAACTTAGTCAAGAAGATAAAATTGATGATGTTCTGAAAAATTTTGCTGATTTTAATGCGTTTATCTATGAAAAAAGTCAAATGCCACGACTACGAGAAATTGTACTAGATTTACAAGCCTATCTTGTTTATTTCAGAGACATCGCTATTCGTTCAACTGAACGTAGAGAACGAGCACTTCAGGAGCACTGGCTAATCTATCATGGTATGAAGACTAACAATCTTGAACAAATTACATCCATTACCCATGAACATCTTGATCGGTCATTGAAGTTTATCGTATTAGAAATGGAGCGTCGACAAATTGACTAA
- a CDS encoding CitMHS family transporter: MLLTILSYGMIIFFMFVIMKKKMSPFTSLVIVPIVFTLIAMLAGVSAKGNIGDFVIEGIKTTSNTGIMLLFAILYFSIMLDAGLFDPVTKKMIYFAKGDPMKVLMATAVVAATVSLNGDGTTTTLICCSAFIPIYKKLDMKLMNLAVLVILQNTIMNLLPWGGPTARAMAVLEVDADILTYLAPGMILSVLYVIFFVARRMGKQERQRLGVTELSDLEIQEMTTVTDPETLKIRRPQNFVFNAILTIGLIAWLVASSFVDAIALPPLLLFLVGTCIALMVNYPVLKDQSSRIGANGGDAVQVVILVFAAGVFMGLFQGSGMAEALANSFTHIIPKQLAGFWGLVIALISAPGTFFISNDGFYFGVLPVLAEAGRSYGFTNMQMALASLMGQAFHLLSPLVAFIYLLLRLTKLDMGQWQRESAKYALGIFLIFVVTIVLLGHMPLYIPQ; this comes from the coding sequence ATGTTATTAACCATTTTATCTTACGGAATGATTATCTTCTTCATGTTCGTCATCATGAAGAAAAAAATGTCACCGTTTACTTCATTGGTAATCGTGCCTATAGTGTTTACACTAATTGCAATGCTTGCCGGAGTATCTGCAAAGGGAAATATTGGGGATTTTGTTATTGAAGGAATTAAAACAACATCTAACACAGGAATCATGTTACTATTTGCTATTTTATACTTTTCTATTATGTTAGATGCAGGATTATTTGATCCAGTTACAAAAAAAATGATTTATTTCGCAAAAGGCGATCCAATGAAAGTTTTAATGGCAACAGCAGTTGTTGCTGCTACAGTCTCACTAAATGGAGACGGTACCACAACAACATTGATTTGCTGTTCGGCATTTATTCCAATTTATAAAAAATTAGATATGAAATTGATGAACCTTGCTGTTTTAGTTATTTTACAAAACACGATTATGAACTTATTGCCTTGGGGTGGACCAACTGCTCGTGCTATGGCTGTTTTAGAAGTTGATGCGGATATCTTAACTTATTTAGCTCCGGGTATGATTTTATCAGTTCTATATGTTATTTTCTTTGTTGCACGTCGTATGGGTAAACAAGAACGTCAACGTTTAGGTGTTACAGAATTATCAGATCTTGAGATTCAAGAAATGACAACGGTAACAGACCCTGAAACATTAAAAATTCGTCGTCCACAAAACTTTGTTTTCAACGCAATTTTAACTATCGGTTTAATTGCTTGGTTAGTAGCAAGTTCATTTGTTGATGCAATCGCTTTACCGCCATTATTATTATTCTTAGTGGGAACTTGTATCGCATTAATGGTTAACTACCCTGTTCTTAAAGACCAATCATCACGTATTGGTGCTAACGGTGGAGACGCTGTTCAAGTAGTTATCTTAGTGTTCGCTGCTGGTGTCTTCATGGGATTATTCCAAGGTTCTGGAATGGCAGAAGCATTAGCTAACAGCTTTACACATATCATTCCTAAACAATTAGCAGGATTCTGGGGCTTAGTTATCGCTTTAATTTCTGCACCTGGTACCTTCTTTATTTCAAATGATGGTTTCTACTTTGGTGTACTACCTGTTTTAGCCGAAGCTGGTCGTTCATATGGTTTCACTAATATGCAGATGGCTCTAGCATCATTAATGGGACAAGCATTCCATTTATTAAGCCCATTAGTTGCTTTCATTTACTTATTATTACGTCTAACTAAATTAGATATGGGGCAATGGCAAAGAGAATCTGCTAAATACGCTCTAGGAATTTTCTTAATTTTCGTTGTGACAATTGTTCTTTTAGGGCATATGCCTTTATACATTCCACAATAA
- a CDS encoding acetyl-CoA carboxylase biotin carboxyl carrier protein subunit — MLRKFKISIDGKEYLVEMEEIGGVPQAAAPVAPVAPVAAPVQEAPKAESAPSAPAPVAPAGADAMPSPMPGTILKVLVNVGDVVTENQTLLILEAMKMENEIVASKGGTVTGIHVTQGQMVNPGEPLITVE, encoded by the coding sequence ATGTTAAGAAAATTTAAGATTTCAATTGATGGTAAAGAGTATTTAGTAGAAATGGAAGAAATTGGTGGCGTTCCGCAAGCCGCTGCACCAGTAGCGCCAGTTGCACCTGTTGCTGCACCAGTTCAAGAAGCACCAAAAGCTGAGTCAGCACCATCTGCACCAGCACCAGTAGCACCAGCAGGAGCAGATGCTATGCCATCTCCTATGCCTGGAACAATTTTAAAAGTATTAGTTAATGTTGGAGACGTTGTTACAGAGAATCAGACATTATTGATTTTAGAAGCTATGAAAATGGAAAATGAAATTGTCGCAAGCAAAGGTGGAACTGTGACAGGTATTCATGTCACACAAGGTCAAATGGTTAACCCTGGTGAGCCATTGATTACTGTTGAATAA
- a CDS encoding sodium ion-translocating decarboxylase subunit beta gives METLIEGFVGMGQEPGRIVMMIIGGILMYLGIKKEYEPTLLVPMGLGTILVNFPNSGVLSAAGEPGPFQVLFDMGISTELFPLLLFIGIGAMIDFGPLLQNPFLLLFGAAAQFGIFFTIIIAVLLGFDLNDAASIGIIGAADGPTSIFVANTLHSKYLGAIMVAAYSYMALVPIIQPVAIKAVTTKKERSIRMNYRAGEVSQTAKILFPVVISIVAGLIAPVSLPLVGFLMFGNLLRECGVLDRLSITAQNELVNLISILLGLSISVKMQYEEFLQVDTLIVIGLGLVAFIMDSIGGVLFAKLLNIFRKEKINPMIGAAGISAFPMSSRVIQKMATDEDPQNFILMHAAGANVSGQIASVIAGGLLLALLA, from the coding sequence TTGGAAACACTTATTGAAGGGTTTGTAGGCATGGGGCAAGAACCCGGCCGTATCGTTATGATGATTATTGGTGGTATTCTAATGTATTTAGGAATTAAAAAGGAATACGAGCCAACGTTACTTGTTCCTATGGGTCTTGGAACAATTTTAGTAAACTTTCCTAATTCAGGAGTGTTAAGTGCAGCTGGAGAGCCTGGACCATTCCAAGTATTGTTTGACATGGGGATTTCAACAGAGTTATTCCCATTACTATTATTTATTGGTATTGGTGCAATGATTGATTTTGGACCATTATTACAAAATCCATTTTTATTATTATTTGGTGCAGCCGCACAATTCGGTATTTTCTTTACAATCATTATTGCTGTTTTATTAGGTTTTGATTTAAATGATGCGGCGTCTATTGGAATTATCGGTGCCGCTGATGGACCAACGTCTATCTTCGTGGCAAATACGCTTCATTCGAAATATTTAGGAGCGATTATGGTTGCTGCCTATTCTTATATGGCATTAGTACCAATTATTCAACCGGTTGCGATTAAAGCTGTCACAACTAAAAAAGAACGTAGTATCCGAATGAATTACCGTGCCGGAGAAGTGTCACAAACTGCTAAGATTTTATTCCCAGTTGTTATTTCAATCGTTGCTGGATTAATTGCTCCAGTATCGTTACCTTTAGTTGGGTTTTTAATGTTTGGTAACTTGTTAAGAGAATGTGGTGTATTAGATCGTCTATCTATTACTGCTCAAAATGAGTTAGTTAATTTGATTAGTATTTTATTAGGTTTATCTATTTCTGTTAAAATGCAGTATGAAGAATTTTTACAAGTTGATACGTTAATTGTTATTGGATTAGGTTTAGTTGCCTTTATCATGGATTCTATTGGTGGCGTACTATTTGCGAAGTTGTTAAATATCTTTAGAAAAGAAAAAATTAATCCAATGATTGGTGCAGCAGGTATTTCGGCTTTCCCAATGTCAAGTCGTGTTATTCAAAAAATGGCAACTGATGAAGATCCTCAAAACTTTATTTTAATGCATGCTGCTGGGGCTAACGTGTCTGGTCAAATTGCATCTGTTATTGCGGGTGGATTATTACTTGCATTACTTGCTTAA
- a CDS encoding OadG-related small transporter subunit, producing MSADLAKSIELLVLGWGGVFAVILIIYLVSMVLCKLFPVKKK from the coding sequence ATGTCAGCAGATTTAGCAAAATCAATCGAATTATTAGTATTAGGTTGGGGTGGAGTATTTGCAGTTATCTTAATTATCTACCTTGTATCAATGGTATTATGTAAGTTATTTCCAGTTAAAAAGAAATAA
- the citC gene encoding [citrate (pro-3S)-lyase] ligase: MKRLWLTRDSYAHKKWAELMEEAGLTVNEEIDYTVGIYSGDKLVATGSFFKNIIKCLVVREEFQSENLLLKVIQHLTERLHEENQLHYFVYTKPSNFNIFKSLGFREIIFTDDTLFMEQGSPDFQDYLEMLRIHKKPGLASSIVMNANPFTKGHQYLVEKAASESQQVYVFVLTEDRSEFSNTDRFEMVKQGVEHLSNVTVLPTNDYLISSATFPSYFLKDAAYETVAQVQATLDATLFKEKIAPVLEITQRFVGEEPFSKVTEIYNQSLKKVFAEEIQLVVVPRIASDGQLISATKVRNALKNQDIATLESFLPPTTYKYLQEHNKLSR, translated from the coding sequence ATAAAGAGGCTTTGGTTAACTCGTGATTCATATGCCCATAAAAAATGGGCAGAATTAATGGAAGAAGCAGGTTTGACTGTCAATGAAGAAATTGATTATACTGTCGGTATCTATAGTGGGGATAAATTAGTTGCGACAGGATCATTTTTCAAAAATATTATCAAGTGTTTAGTCGTAAGGGAAGAGTTTCAGTCAGAAAATTTACTATTAAAAGTAATACAGCATCTGACAGAGCGACTACATGAAGAAAATCAATTGCATTATTTTGTATATACAAAGCCGAGTAATTTTAATATATTCAAGTCACTGGGATTTCGTGAGATTATTTTTACTGATGATACTCTATTTATGGAACAAGGTTCACCTGATTTTCAAGACTATTTGGAAATGCTACGAATCCATAAAAAGCCTGGTTTAGCTAGTAGTATTGTGATGAACGCTAACCCTTTTACTAAAGGACATCAGTATTTAGTAGAGAAAGCCGCAAGTGAATCGCAACAAGTCTATGTGTTTGTCTTAACTGAAGATCGGTCAGAGTTTTCGAACACTGACCGATTTGAAATGGTGAAGCAAGGTGTGGAACATTTATCCAATGTCACTGTTTTACCAACGAATGATTACTTAATTTCGTCAGCAACGTTTCCTTCTTATTTTTTAAAAGATGCTGCCTATGAAACGGTTGCTCAAGTTCAGGCAACTTTGGATGCGACATTATTTAAAGAAAAAATTGCTCCAGTTTTAGAGATTACCCAACGATTTGTAGGTGAAGAACCTTTTTCAAAAGTGACAGAGATTTATAATCAGTCCTTAAAAAAAGTATTCGCAGAAGAAATCCAGTTAGTTGTAGTCCCGAGAATTGCTAGCGATGGTCAATTAATTAGTGCCACAAAAGTTAGGAACGCATTGAAAAATCAGGATATCGCAACGTTAGAGTCATTTTTACCACCAACGACTTATAAATATTTACAAGAACACAATAAATTATCGAGGTGA